The following coding sequences are from one Lysinibacillus sp. FSL W8-0992 window:
- a CDS encoding adenosylcobinamide amidohydrolase produces MIIVEHLSGGYEDVPIVKDVSFTVEKGKVLGILGPNGSGKSTLLKVISGVLPATAGTVLLDGKNIKTYSPRTLAKKMAVLPQLHANAFSNTVREAVSLGRYPHQTGFFSHWSERDEQAVQYAMEQTGVTRYEHTSMEFLSGGEQQRVFVAQALAQAAEVLLLDEPTNHLDIAHQRQILDMVRKEAIECGLTVIMVLHDMNLASLYCDELLLMESGCVRALGAPHKVLIASQIEDVYQARVTTYAHPEIPKPQITIMPSSSEYQQRAVIVKEDFKVTTDYIQLKSNVPLKTVSSAVHNPGIGWYDCLLNRSVPGDYVVNDVKQEVADFLQREHFSPTSTVVMLTAVPTQLYALNEYSTSFGSVFVVVTAGVGNAVDVSRTHERQETPYIGTINTWVIINGCLSEEAFFQALMTANEAKTKALQMENIRDYRSDTIATGTATDSLLIAATQKGEEMRYGGPITDVGKIIGKGVYETTIQAIQNYKNKA; encoded by the coding sequence ATGATTATCGTTGAACATCTATCAGGTGGCTATGAGGACGTACCAATCGTTAAGGATGTAAGTTTTACGGTAGAAAAGGGGAAAGTCCTTGGCATTTTAGGGCCAAATGGAAGTGGCAAATCAACATTATTGAAAGTAATTAGTGGCGTATTACCAGCAACGGCAGGGACTGTTTTATTGGATGGAAAAAATATTAAAACATATAGTCCGCGCACGTTGGCAAAAAAGATGGCCGTACTACCACAATTACATGCCAATGCATTTTCAAATACAGTACGTGAGGCAGTATCGCTCGGTCGTTATCCACATCAAACTGGCTTTTTTTCTCATTGGTCAGAGAGGGATGAGCAAGCAGTTCAATATGCCATGGAGCAAACGGGCGTCACGCGCTATGAGCATACATCCATGGAGTTTCTATCAGGCGGTGAGCAACAACGTGTTTTTGTAGCACAAGCTTTAGCGCAAGCAGCGGAAGTATTATTGCTAGATGAGCCGACAAATCACCTAGATATTGCGCATCAACGTCAAATTTTAGATATGGTGCGTAAGGAAGCGATTGAATGTGGTTTAACTGTTATTATGGTACTGCATGACATGAATTTAGCCTCCCTCTATTGCGATGAATTGTTATTAATGGAAAGTGGCTGTGTACGCGCTTTAGGTGCACCACATAAAGTATTAATAGCGTCTCAAATTGAGGACGTATATCAGGCAAGAGTGACAACCTATGCCCATCCAGAAATACCTAAACCGCAAATTACAATCATGCCATCATCAAGTGAATATCAGCAACGAGCTGTCATTGTAAAAGAAGATTTTAAAGTAACAACAGATTATATCCAACTGAAATCAAATGTCCCGCTAAAAACAGTTTCTTCAGCTGTTCATAATCCTGGCATAGGGTGGTATGACTGCCTATTGAATCGCTCTGTACCAGGAGACTATGTTGTTAATGATGTGAAACAAGAGGTCGCAGATTTTTTACAAAGAGAGCATTTTTCGCCGACTAGCACGGTTGTCATGCTAACTGCTGTTCCTACACAACTCTATGCACTAAATGAATATAGCACTTCTTTCGGTAGTGTGTTTGTCGTTGTCACTGCGGGTGTTGGAAATGCTGTAGATGTCTCTCGCACACACGAAAGACAGGAAACGCCATATATTGGTACTATTAATACATGGGTCATCATCAATGGTTGTTTGTCGGAAGAGGCATTTTTTCAAGCATTGATGACTGCAAATGAAGCAAAAACAAAGGCATTGCAAATGGAAAACATTCGCGATTACCGTAGTGATACAATTGCAACGGGCACTGCGACAGATAGCTTGCTTATTGCGGCAACGCAAAAGGGTGAGGAAATGCGCTATGGTGGGCCGATAACAGATGTCGGTAAGATTATTGGTAAAGGCGTTTATGAGACGACGATACAAGCGATACAAAATTATAAAAATAAAGCATAG
- a CDS encoding DUF1934 domain-containing protein: MVNEEKSQVNIKLISTIRPIDGESETLEMWLNGQLINKADSLYLKYEEMQDEKTIRTTMKLDKELALIMRAGAVKMRLPLNIFEQQIGHYESEFGSMPLVTQTKNMLFTRHEMRGDFHVQYDLLMGGQNVGNYTLDITFTEVQ; the protein is encoded by the coding sequence ATGGTGAACGAAGAAAAATCGCAGGTGAACATTAAGCTCATTTCGACGATTCGTCCGATTGATGGGGAGTCCGAAACCCTTGAAATGTGGTTAAATGGGCAGCTAATAAATAAAGCAGATTCCCTATATTTAAAATATGAAGAGATGCAGGATGAAAAAACAATCCGCACGACGATGAAGTTAGACAAAGAACTGGCACTTATTATGCGCGCAGGAGCAGTAAAAATGCGCTTACCACTCAATATTTTTGAACAACAAATAGGCCATTATGAAAGTGAATTTGGTTCGATGCCACTCGTGACTCAAACGAAAAACATGTTATTTACTAGACATGAAATGCGTGGAGATTTTCATGTGCAGTATGATTTACTAATGGGTGGACAAAATGTTGGCAATTATACATTAGACATTACATTTACGGAGGTACAATGA
- a CDS encoding ABC transporter substrate-binding protein: MKKYWKIGLSAFLAMGILAACGEEPKNDKSTTEQQEQQDTKQLDEATFPLTITDATGKDIVLEAPPEKIISLIPSNTEILFELGLNDKIVGVNDYDDYPPEVADKEKVGSMEFNIEQIIALQPDIVFAHESGIASLGGAMDQLEAAGVKVFVVTNASDFNETYTTIEQLGRATGKLPEAEKIIANMKAKVEEVQAKLQDVKPKKVFVETSDEPEIYTPGKDTFMQEMLEMIHAENIAADTDGWFKIDAEQIITKNPDVIVVTYNYVPDILTKIPQRAGFDTITAVKNKAIVQVDENTTSRQGPRLADGLEELAKAIYPEAFE, from the coding sequence ATGAAAAAGTATTGGAAAATAGGGTTATCAGCATTTTTAGCAATGGGCATTCTAGCAGCATGTGGAGAAGAACCGAAAAATGACAAATCAACAACAGAACAGCAGGAGCAACAGGATACAAAGCAGCTAGACGAAGCAACGTTCCCGCTAACAATAACAGATGCTACTGGTAAAGATATTGTACTAGAAGCACCGCCAGAGAAAATTATTTCTCTTATTCCAAGTAACACAGAAATTTTATTTGAACTTGGCTTAAATGATAAAATCGTTGGCGTAAATGATTATGATGATTATCCGCCAGAGGTAGCTGACAAGGAAAAGGTCGGCAGTATGGAATTTAATATAGAACAAATTATTGCTTTACAGCCTGATATTGTTTTTGCACATGAATCAGGTATAGCTTCTTTAGGGGGAGCGATGGATCAACTGGAAGCAGCGGGTGTTAAAGTATTTGTTGTGACAAACGCTAGTGATTTTAATGAGACATATACGACGATTGAGCAATTAGGTCGCGCCACTGGTAAGCTACCAGAGGCAGAAAAAATAATTGCCAATATGAAAGCGAAGGTTGAGGAAGTCCAAGCAAAATTACAGGACGTGAAGCCGAAAAAGGTCTTTGTAGAAACGTCAGATGAACCAGAAATCTACACACCTGGCAAGGACACATTTATGCAGGAGATGCTAGAGATGATTCATGCCGAAAATATCGCGGCTGATACGGATGGCTGGTTCAAAATTGATGCAGAACAAATTATTACAAAAAATCCAGATGTCATCGTGGTTACTTATAATTATGTGCCCGATATTTTAACGAAAATTCCACAACGTGCAGGCTTTGATACAATTACAGCTGTAAAAAATAAGGCTATTGTGCAAGTAGATGAAAATACGACAAGTCGTCAAGGCCCGCGGTTAGCAGATGGGCTTGAAGAGTTAGCGAAAGCCATCTATCCTGAGGCTTTCGAGTGA
- the argS gene encoding arginine--tRNA ligase: MNAVEQVQQAIKTAIAQAVEKAGLVEAGTELTIHLETPKDKANGDYATNIAMQLTKLAKKPPRAIAEAILENLETEGTDIEKIDIAGPGFMNITVRKDFLTGVVTAVLEQGADYGRSNAGAGERVQVEFVSANPTGDLHLGHARGASVGDSLCNVLDMAGYAVSREYYINDAGNQINNLAYSLEARYKQALGLAADMPEDGYHGQDIIDIAGKLASEHGDSILSKSDEERFAFFRQHGLALELDKLKTDLANFRVNFNVWYSETSLYENGKIEVALDKLKANGHVFEEDGATWFRSTTFGDDKDRVLIKNDGSFTYLTPDIAYHEDKIVRGFDKLINIWGADHHGYIPRMKAAIQALGYDRDTLEVEVIQMVQLYKDGEKFKMSKRTGNAVTMRELVEEVGLDAVRYFFVKTAGDSHMDFDLDLAVSQSNENPVYYAQYAHARISSILRSATEQGFATSIANLSLLTAEKEIDLLKKIGDFPKVVADAAKHRTPHRIANYIQDTAAAFHSFYNAEKVLDASNKELTEARLALITAVRTTIANALRLIGVSAPEKM; encoded by the coding sequence ATGAACGCAGTAGAACAAGTACAACAAGCCATTAAGACGGCGATTGCACAGGCTGTTGAAAAAGCTGGCTTAGTTGAAGCTGGCACAGAATTAACGATTCACTTAGAAACACCAAAGGATAAAGCAAACGGTGATTATGCAACGAATATTGCAATGCAATTAACGAAACTAGCTAAAAAGCCACCACGTGCGATTGCAGAAGCAATTTTAGAAAACCTTGAAACTGAAGGTACTGATATCGAGAAAATTGATATCGCAGGTCCTGGCTTTATGAATATTACTGTCCGTAAAGATTTCTTAACAGGTGTTGTAACAGCTGTCCTTGAGCAAGGTGCAGATTATGGACGTTCAAACGCAGGAGCTGGTGAGAGAGTACAAGTTGAATTTGTGTCAGCAAATCCGACAGGCGACCTTCACCTAGGTCATGCACGTGGAGCATCTGTAGGGGATTCATTGTGTAATGTTTTAGATATGGCTGGTTATGCAGTATCTCGTGAGTACTACATTAACGATGCTGGTAATCAAATTAATAACTTAGCTTATTCATTAGAAGCGCGTTATAAGCAAGCTTTAGGTCTTGCGGCAGATATGCCAGAAGATGGTTATCACGGTCAGGATATTATCGATATTGCAGGTAAATTAGCGAGTGAGCATGGCGATTCGATTTTATCAAAATCTGATGAAGAGCGTTTTGCATTTTTCCGTCAACATGGTTTAGCATTAGAACTAGATAAATTGAAAACAGACTTAGCGAATTTCCGCGTGAATTTTAATGTATGGTATTCTGAAACATCATTATATGAAAACGGCAAAATCGAAGTAGCATTAGATAAATTAAAAGCAAATGGCCATGTTTTTGAAGAAGATGGTGCTACTTGGTTCCGTTCAACAACATTTGGCGATGATAAAGATCGTGTATTAATAAAAAATGATGGATCTTTCACATATTTAACACCTGATATTGCTTACCATGAAGATAAAATTGTCCGTGGCTTTGATAAACTAATTAACATCTGGGGAGCTGACCACCACGGCTATATCCCACGAATGAAAGCGGCTATTCAAGCACTTGGTTATGACCGTGACACGCTTGAAGTAGAAGTTATTCAAATGGTTCAGTTATATAAAGACGGCGAGAAATTTAAAATGTCGAAACGTACAGGGAATGCTGTAACGATGCGTGAGCTTGTTGAAGAAGTAGGATTAGACGCAGTACGTTACTTCTTCGTGAAAACAGCTGGTGATTCACATATGGACTTTGACCTTGATCTTGCGGTATCGCAATCAAACGAAAACCCGGTATATTATGCTCAATATGCGCATGCGCGTATTTCTTCAATTTTACGTTCAGCAACTGAACAAGGCTTTGCTACATCAATAGCGAATTTAAGCCTGTTAACTGCTGAAAAAGAAATTGATTTATTGAAAAAAATCGGTGATTTCCCGAAAGTAGTGGCGGATGCAGCAAAACACCGTACGCCACACCGTATCGCCAACTATATTCAAGATACGGCAGCTGCGTTCCATAGCTTCTATAACGCTGAAAAAGTGTTAGATGCTTCGAATAAAGAGCTAACAGAAGCACGTTTAGCACTTATTACGGCTGTACGTACTACTATTGCTAACGCATTACGTCTAATCGGCGTATCTGCACCTGAAAAAATGTAA
- a CDS encoding class I adenylate-forming enzyme family protein, protein MNSSNLLARNARKYAGKEAVVCHGRRVTYRDLDEQVTRLGHALIELGIRPDDKVIIFMPNVVEFVVSYFAIQRIGAIVVPVNAKFTLQEVEYVAQHAEAKAILVHEAIFAAVEHINVVPLKIKTGHVEAGWLHYETLIQHASTQPIDCQLNEDDASTILYTSGTTGKPKGVLFSYRNILTVAQMIAVEMEVKPTSRILLMMPLTHSAPLHLFLMAGVLVGSTNVLTPTFTPDLLIDSIEHEKTTHFFGAPVAYLLTAQTKRLQTADLSSMKWWVYGGAPLSQNEIRHIQKAFQTENLTCVYGLTEAGPSGSLMFGQEHEEKAGSIGQRAPLGTELRIINDSGEDVGVNEVGEVVLFGEGNMLGYYRDEVATKAAFIDGWLKTGDLARKDEDGYIWIVDRKKDVIISGGVNIYPKEIEDLLLSYEGIFEVAVIGVPHPQWGETVKAVYAAKAEIDDSALKIYLEEHLAKYKIPRLFEQVEALPRNASGKILKQSLKEQEVR, encoded by the coding sequence ATGAATAGTTCAAATTTGTTAGCACGAAATGCCCGAAAGTATGCTGGAAAAGAAGCTGTTGTTTGTCATGGAAGAAGAGTGACTTATCGTGATTTAGATGAGCAAGTGACTCGACTCGGTCATGCTTTGATAGAACTGGGTATTCGTCCAGATGATAAAGTAATTATTTTTATGCCAAATGTTGTAGAGTTTGTTGTTAGCTATTTTGCGATTCAACGTATTGGTGCAATTGTCGTTCCCGTAAATGCAAAATTTACATTGCAGGAGGTTGAATATGTTGCACAGCATGCAGAGGCTAAAGCTATTTTAGTGCATGAGGCTATTTTTGCTGCGGTCGAGCATATCAATGTCGTGCCGTTGAAAATTAAAACAGGACATGTGGAGGCAGGGTGGCTTCATTATGAAACGCTAATACAACATGCCAGTACACAACCAATAGATTGTCAGCTAAATGAAGACGATGCATCAACGATTTTATATACATCAGGCACAACAGGAAAACCGAAGGGCGTCCTTTTTAGCTATCGTAATATTTTAACTGTAGCCCAGATGATTGCGGTCGAAATGGAAGTTAAGCCTACAAGTCGCATTCTCCTTATGATGCCATTAACGCATTCAGCACCATTGCATTTATTTTTAATGGCTGGCGTACTTGTTGGCTCAACAAATGTACTAACGCCAACATTTACACCAGATTTATTGATAGATTCGATTGAACACGAAAAAACGACGCATTTTTTCGGGGCTCCTGTTGCCTATTTATTAACTGCCCAAACAAAGAGATTGCAAACAGCGGATTTGTCTTCGATGAAATGGTGGGTTTACGGAGGTGCACCGTTATCACAAAATGAAATTCGCCATATACAAAAAGCTTTCCAAACAGAAAATCTAACATGTGTTTATGGATTAACAGAGGCTGGGCCAAGTGGTTCCTTAATGTTCGGACAAGAGCATGAAGAAAAGGCAGGGAGTATCGGTCAGCGTGCACCTCTAGGGACGGAGCTTCGTATTATTAACGACAGCGGGGAAGATGTCGGAGTGAATGAAGTGGGCGAAGTTGTGTTATTTGGTGAAGGCAATATGTTGGGGTATTACAGGGATGAAGTAGCAACAAAGGCAGCGTTTATAGATGGCTGGCTGAAAACAGGAGATTTAGCTCGAAAAGATGAAGACGGCTATATTTGGATTGTCGATCGCAAAAAGGATGTTATTATTTCGGGCGGTGTCAATATTTATCCAAAAGAGATTGAAGATTTACTTTTAAGCTATGAAGGAATTTTTGAGGTGGCTGTTATCGGTGTCCCTCACCCGCAGTGGGGAGAAACCGTAAAGGCAGTGTATGCTGCAAAGGCAGAGATTGATGATAGTGCACTAAAAATATATTTAGAGGAGCATCTAGCAAAATATAAAATTCCACGCTTATTCGAACAAGTGGAAGCGCTACCAAGAAATGCATCAGGAAAAATATTAAAACAATCTTTGAAGGAACAAGAGGTGAGATAA
- a CDS encoding MerR family transcriptional regulator has translation MKTIQEVAKQFNVSTRTIRYYEELGLLCPHRSATNQRTFSKKEMAKLKLIFRGKRYGFSLEEIKEMVLLFDFDRSGIQQLERTVAYGDQKIQEIDSKIAELTQMKNELLQLHGMFSEKLLTLKGEMHDE, from the coding sequence TTGAAAACGATTCAGGAGGTAGCGAAGCAATTTAATGTGTCTACACGTACAATTCGTTATTACGAGGAGCTTGGGCTTCTATGTCCTCATCGTTCGGCTACGAATCAGCGCACCTTCTCAAAAAAAGAAATGGCGAAGCTCAAGCTTATTTTTAGGGGGAAGCGTTATGGTTTCTCATTAGAAGAAATCAAGGAAATGGTGTTGCTTTTTGATTTTGATCGCTCAGGAATTCAACAATTGGAACGTACTGTGGCATATGGAGATCAAAAAATTCAAGAAATTGATAGTAAAATAGCCGAACTTACACAAATGAAAAATGAATTACTGCAATTACATGGCATGTTTAGTGAGAAATTATTAACTTTAAAGGGAGAGATGCACGATGAATAG
- a CDS encoding acyl-CoA dehydrogenase family protein: MKVLQQDANRTTNFFTEDETLHKLLEMMLDKELLVYAKRELKDFGELCANDIDVRAKHTDREGEPKLQRYNAYGEDISEIWVNEGYKKTIEETYNTGIVGYVHKEIPQLGRKGNYVYSFAQGYLLSHAEPGFYCPVTLTMATAYLLDHYANDELKDRFLPHVCATGDTELYEGATFLTERQGGSDVGANVVEAVEEGSHYRLYGEKYFASNVGMCGVAMVLARIEGASAGSKGLTLFAVPWRQDDGKVNHLRIRRLKDKLGVRAVPSGEVEFDGAVAYIVGEPNKGIYYMLEALNLSRICNAVASIGIMRRGYLEAKHYVTNRNAFGQPLIQYPMIQDTLGKYAAKLHVEVATVFDLIQLYDKVTSGQGNEEDIILNRLNIAIMKKETAEQAVHYASEAIELHGGNGYIEDFVTPRLLRDAQVLTVWEGTANILALELIRLVDKFNAHELFVHVMSERLTKLTDCSLVQIVGEQLKKIEATLQVFSRLDEATKSYEAKGVAEKMAHLYESVVAVEWAVQFGGKYEKLADIYLEDTWALREIGAPMKTVQYFSEIM; encoded by the coding sequence ATGAAAGTATTACAGCAAGATGCAAATCGGACGACTAACTTTTTCACAGAGGATGAAACACTACACAAACTACTAGAAATGATGCTAGATAAAGAACTTCTAGTCTATGCTAAGCGAGAGTTAAAGGATTTCGGCGAGCTTTGTGCAAATGACATCGACGTGAGGGCGAAGCATACGGACAGAGAGGGAGAGCCCAAACTGCAGCGATACAATGCTTATGGTGAGGATATATCGGAAATTTGGGTCAATGAAGGCTACAAAAAAACGATTGAAGAAACATATAACACAGGGATCGTTGGCTATGTGCATAAGGAAATTCCGCAGTTAGGTAGAAAGGGAAATTATGTGTATAGCTTTGCACAAGGCTATTTACTTTCACATGCAGAGCCTGGCTTCTATTGTCCAGTTACCTTAACGATGGCAACAGCTTATTTGCTTGATCATTATGCGAATGATGAGTTGAAGGACAGGTTTTTACCACATGTTTGTGCAACAGGGGATACAGAGCTATATGAAGGAGCAACATTTTTAACGGAGCGGCAAGGAGGCTCAGATGTCGGCGCAAATGTTGTAGAGGCTGTCGAGGAAGGAAGTCATTATCGTTTGTATGGAGAGAAGTACTTTGCATCAAATGTTGGAATGTGTGGTGTGGCGATGGTATTAGCACGTATAGAAGGCGCCTCAGCAGGTTCGAAAGGTTTAACATTATTTGCTGTACCTTGGCGTCAAGATGACGGCAAGGTTAACCACCTTCGCATTCGGCGTTTAAAGGATAAACTCGGTGTCAGAGCAGTACCATCAGGAGAGGTGGAATTCGATGGTGCAGTAGCGTATATCGTTGGAGAGCCGAATAAAGGAATTTATTATATGTTAGAGGCACTTAATTTATCTCGAATTTGTAACGCTGTTGCTTCCATTGGTATTATGCGTCGAGGTTATTTAGAGGCGAAGCATTATGTAACAAACCGAAATGCGTTCGGTCAACCTTTAATTCAATACCCAATGATTCAGGATACATTAGGAAAATATGCTGCTAAGCTACATGTAGAGGTCGCTACTGTTTTTGATCTTATTCAATTATATGACAAGGTAACGAGTGGTCAGGGGAACGAGGAGGACATCATTCTTAATCGTTTAAATATCGCCATTATGAAAAAAGAAACGGCTGAACAGGCGGTACATTACGCAAGCGAAGCCATTGAATTGCATGGAGGAAACGGTTATATCGAAGATTTTGTAACACCACGTTTACTTAGAGATGCTCAAGTACTTACGGTGTGGGAAGGAACGGCTAACATTTTAGCACTTGAGCTAATTCGCTTAGTAGATAAATTTAATGCCCATGAATTATTTGTACATGTGATGAGCGAGCGTTTGACGAAGTTAACTGATTGTTCCTTAGTACAAATTGTAGGCGAGCAATTGAAGAAAATCGAAGCTACATTGCAAGTCTTTAGTCGTTTGGATGAGGCTACGAAGTCGTATGAGGCAAAGGGCGTAGCAGAAAAAATGGCTCATCTATACGAAAGTGTAGTGGCAGTCGAATGGGCAGTCCAATTTGGTGGCAAGTATGAAAAGCTAGCAGATATTTATTTAGAAGATACATGGGCATTGCGCGAAATAGGCGCACCAATGAAAACTGTTCAATATTTTTCGGAAATTATGTAG
- a CDS encoding FecCD family ABC transporter permease — MSKTVFAYVTAITLLIVSIWCGVSIGSVHIPLEVFWNKVADETAANILWKIRLPRVLLAGLVGASLAIAGAAFQGLLKNPLADPYTLGVSSGASVGAVMTLFFGISIPVVGLYALPTLSMVGAVLTMVAVMSFARIVDRSLKMETLILTGVIFSSFLGSLISLMIALSGEELRQVIGWLLGSVSMRGWPYVQMITPFVVIGSVILWTQRRELNVLLYGEERAKHLGVNVKRSKYLILVGGSMLTGAAVAVSGTIGFVGLVVPHMTRMIWGSDHRHLLPLSFLNGATLLIICDLVARTIIIPRELPIGVITAFIGAPVFSYIFYKQRRSKGVRV; from the coding sequence GTGAGCAAAACAGTTTTTGCCTATGTAACAGCCATTACGTTACTTATCGTTAGCATCTGGTGTGGCGTATCAATAGGCTCGGTTCATATTCCGTTAGAAGTATTTTGGAATAAAGTGGCAGATGAAACTGCTGCCAATATTTTATGGAAAATTCGTTTGCCACGTGTATTGCTCGCAGGTCTTGTAGGAGCATCGTTGGCGATTGCAGGGGCAGCCTTTCAAGGATTGTTAAAAAACCCATTAGCAGATCCGTATACGCTTGGTGTATCGTCAGGAGCGTCAGTCGGTGCTGTCATGACATTGTTTTTCGGCATTTCTATACCAGTTGTCGGTTTGTATGCATTGCCAACGCTCAGTATGGTAGGGGCTGTACTAACGATGGTAGCTGTGATGAGCTTTGCCAGAATAGTAGACCGTTCATTGAAAATGGAGACGCTTATTTTAACGGGGGTTATTTTCAGCTCATTTTTAGGTTCACTTATCTCATTAATGATTGCGTTATCAGGTGAGGAGCTCCGCCAAGTGATTGGCTGGTTACTAGGCTCAGTCTCGATGCGGGGATGGCCGTATGTGCAAATGATTACCCCATTTGTTGTCATTGGCTCTGTTATTTTGTGGACGCAAAGACGCGAGCTAAATGTTCTGCTATATGGAGAGGAACGCGCGAAGCATTTAGGTGTCAATGTAAAGCGCAGTAAATATTTAATTTTAGTCGGCGGCTCCATGCTTACTGGGGCGGCAGTCGCTGTTTCAGGAACAATCGGCTTTGTCGGCTTAGTTGTACCGCATATGACGCGTATGATATGGGGTTCAGATCACCGTCATTTATTGCCGTTATCCTTTTTGAATGGTGCAACATTACTGATCATTTGCGATTTAGTGGCGCGTACGATAATTATCCCACGTGAGCTACCGATAGGTGTTATAACTGCATTTATTGGTGCACCTGTCTTTTCTTATATTTTTTATAAGCAGCGTAGAAGTAAGGGGGTACGTGTATGA
- a CDS encoding GGDEF domain-containing protein, protein MLLHIFVSFCITFTLIILTYWPFTHPARGQSLIKEFKPILVGISFGLTGLILSGISLNYLNGTLINIHIVPLLFSGLIGGPWSIVISGIIMAIGSLIIIPTQEVLSITSLSNINLLVISIVLALFALKKPITFHTLTAYFYSLTIEITVMLVLIVTLPAILKIKIILGFVAYALFTFFTIFTVIKRLQATSEKVQLTYHLKEKDYLTQLPNNLAIRSFAQGMVLETDHFSVLHFDVDDMKEINIKYGHLAGDGVIKQLATIINDYVEAINGIAARVAGEEFYIILKDAPPAIALYHAEKLRHQIALHSFNINTMQTTPLTVSIGISSSPDNGVEFDELAIIAAQVTTDIKALGGNKVLHANNIDFRTEN, encoded by the coding sequence ATGTTACTTCACATTTTTGTCAGCTTTTGTATTACCTTTACATTAATCATTTTAACGTATTGGCCATTTACACATCCGGCTCGAGGACAATCACTAATTAAAGAATTTAAACCCATTTTGGTAGGTATTTCTTTTGGTCTAACAGGTCTTATACTAAGTGGCATTTCGTTAAACTATTTGAATGGAACACTCATAAACATCCATATTGTCCCTCTTCTTTTTAGCGGACTTATCGGTGGCCCGTGGTCGATTGTTATTAGTGGCATAATCATGGCAATAGGAAGCTTAATCATCATCCCTACACAAGAAGTACTATCGATAACAAGTTTATCAAATATTAATTTATTAGTAATTTCCATAGTTCTTGCGCTTTTTGCATTAAAAAAACCAATTACTTTTCACACATTAACAGCCTATTTTTATAGCCTGACGATTGAAATCACTGTGATGTTAGTTCTTATCGTTACTTTACCAGCTATACTAAAAATAAAGATTATATTAGGGTTCGTTGCCTATGCACTTTTTACATTTTTTACAATTTTCACTGTTATTAAACGTTTACAAGCGACAAGTGAAAAAGTACAACTCACCTACCACCTTAAAGAAAAGGACTATTTAACGCAGCTCCCAAACAATTTGGCAATTCGATCCTTTGCGCAAGGTATGGTTTTAGAAACGGACCATTTTTCAGTGCTCCATTTTGACGTCGATGATATGAAAGAAATTAATATCAAGTATGGCCATCTAGCTGGTGATGGGGTTATTAAACAACTCGCCACAATCATTAATGACTATGTAGAAGCTATAAACGGTATTGCTGCACGGGTTGCAGGGGAGGAATTTTATATTATATTAAAGGATGCCCCACCAGCTATTGCTCTATATCATGCCGAGAAACTGCGACATCAAATTGCACTTCATTCTTTCAACATCAATACTATGCAAACTACGCCATTAACGGTTTCCATCGGTATTAGCTCAAGTCCTGATAACGGTGTAGAGTTTGATGAACTTGCCATTATTGCTGCACAAGTTACAACCGATATAAAAGCTTTAGGTGGCAACAAAGTATTACACGCCAATAATATTGACTTCCGCACAGAAAACTAA
- a CDS encoding cob(I)yrinic acid a,c-diamide adenosyltransferase → MKLYTKTGDTGKTSLIGGRVDKDSLRVETYGAIDELNSFIGKAVSELDRELFKDILVDLETIQHELFDAGGDLANVMKERHYKLAEAPIEVLEARIDALSDEAPPLERFILPGGAPAAATLHIARTVARRAERQMVTLMKEVQDVPTIVQKYLNRLSDYLFAAARVVNARLNLPDIEYIRSGKVFKK, encoded by the coding sequence ATGAAACTTTACACGAAAACAGGCGATACAGGGAAAACAAGCTTAATTGGTGGACGTGTCGACAAAGACAGTCTACGTGTTGAAACATACGGGGCAATTGATGAATTAAATTCTTTTATCGGCAAGGCAGTGAGCGAACTAGATCGCGAATTATTTAAAGACATTTTAGTTGATTTAGAAACAATTCAACATGAACTTTTTGATGCTGGTGGAGATTTAGCCAATGTTATGAAGGAGCGTCATTACAAGCTAGCGGAAGCACCGATTGAAGTATTGGAGGCGCGTATTGATGCATTGTCTGATGAAGCGCCCCCATTAGAGCGATTCATATTACCAGGAGGGGCTCCTGCAGCTGCAACATTACACATAGCACGAACTGTTGCCCGTCGAGCAGAGCGTCAAATGGTAACGCTAATGAAAGAAGTTCAAGATGTACCTACTATTGTGCAAAAGTATTTAAACCGTTTATCAGACTATTTATTTGCCGCTGCACGTGTTGTTAATGCTCGTTTAAATTTACCTGATATTGAATATATTCGCAGTGGGAAAGTGTTTAAAAAATAA